ATTAATGAACATGTTATTAGACGCGAGCTGCGTGGTGTTTCCTGGGACGACGATTTTGTCGGGGACGTGCGGGCGGCCAATCGGAACAACTTCAAACCTGTTGCTCGCTTCAATAATTTCGGGTTTCGGGCCGTCGTTATGCCCTAGGACTAGTGTTTTCCCTTTGTTTTCTTAAAATTTTACACTTTTTTCATGAAAAAATAGACTGTCAATCTTGACTTTATTTGACCTTCTATCCCATACTTCAGTATGAAAGGAGTATTCTATGGAGTATTCTGTGAAAACGGCTATTTCTTTACCTAAAGAGGATTTTCTAAAAATAGAGGCCTATCGTAAAAAAAATAAAAAAAGTCGAAGCGAAGTTATTCAAGAAGCAGTTCATCAATGGTTTGAAAACCATGCTCTCCAGGAAAAAGAGCAGCAATACATGCAGGGATATGCCCAAAAACCAGAAGAAGCGCAGGAAATAGAGCCTTTTTTCAAAGCAGGTTTAGGAGCCTGGAAAAAGGAGGAATGGTAAAATGCAGAGAGGAGAAATATGGTGGGCCCATTTTCCAAGACCTGTAGGTAAACGTCCGGTTGTTCTGCTTTCTCGAGACAAGGCAATTCAGGTGAGAACCCATCTCACGGTTGTGCAAATTACCCGTACTATCCGCTCTATTCCGACGGAAGTTTTATTGGGGCCTGAGGAAGGTCTGCCCAAGAAGTGTGTGGCAAATCTGGATGTGATTCAAACTATTCCCAAGTCAATTTTACTAGATAAGGTTTGTCTTTTGTCTTCCGAAAAAATGGAAGAAATTGAAAGTGCAGCATGTTTTGCATTGGGGTTTAAACTGATTTAGTTGATTATACTTGGCTGGGTTTCGCGTCGTTGCGCCCAGGGCTTACCCTACCGATGGTTGTACTAGAGAGTCGCATTGCGTCAGTTTATTTGGCGACTCGTCAGTATACCAGAGGTGTAGGTTCAATCCCATCCTCTCAATTGACAGCAGGCAATAGCTATTCTAGTGCCTAAGGTCTATGACTTCCCAAGATCTAACATCCCTCATCCAGCATTGGCTTTCCAGCTCGGATTACGATTGGGAGACCGCTCAAACCCTTTATAAATCCAAAAAATACCCCTACAGTTTGTTTTTTGGACATCTCTCCATTGAGAAACTGCTCAAGGCCTTATATACAAAAGAGCATAAAAAACATGCCCCCTTTACCCACAGTTTAAGCTACTTAGCGGGTAAGCTGAGCTTTGAATTGCAAAAAGAGCAGATTCAATTTCTGGAATCGATTAATGAATTTAATATCGAGGCCAGGTACCCCGATGAAAAACTGGTTTTCTATAAAAAAGCAGATCAAAAATTCTCTAAATTAAATCTCAAGAAGATGGATGAGTTGAGGCAATGGTTAAAAAAACAATTTTAAATCGCTTGAAAAAATTCCATCAGCTTTTGCTCAAAGAGGGCGTTGAGGTGAGCGCCCTGGTGCTTTACGGTTCTTACGCCCGTGGAACTGCCCATCGGGATAGCGATATTGATGTCTGTGTGGTTTCTCCTCAATTTGGAAAAGACCGTTTCGAAGAAGGAGTTTTTTTAAGGCACATTTCAGGGAGGGTGCATGCGCTGATTGAGCCGGTTCCCTGTTCGTTGAAGGATTATCAAAAGAATAAAGTTTCACCTCTGTTGCATGAGATCCGCAAAGAAGGAATTACTGTCTTTCACTAGTGCTATCACGTTAATTATAAAACCGCTGATTCACCCTACCCATCAAGTCTATCAAGAATTGCTCGTGAGTTTTCGCTTCCTCCTCACTGAAATCAAACAAAACGCTGCGTCCCGAGCGAATGAAGTAAATGCTCGCATGAAGCACTATTTTATTCAACATTTTGCTTGCAGCCAGGCAATAGCTGAGCAGTTGAAAGCGGTATTGTGAGGCAATCTCGGAGGCTTGTTGTGGTGAGAAGCTGGCTAGATGGGTTTTGTAGTCTACAATTTGCCATTTGGAATCGAGAAAATAAAGCCGATCGATACTTCCTCTCAGAAAATAAGTGGAGACTTGCAGCAAGAAGGGAATCTCGGAATACGCAGGTTTTGAGTTCAGAATTTGACTGAGCGTTTCTTCCTTTCGGGCTTCTTTAAGCAGTTTCAGATTTTCTTGAAAAGACTCCGGATGATCGAGGGGTTCTAACAGATTTTTCTGCCAGACTAATTTCAAGATCTCCTCGCTAGCTTGATGAAGATCTTTGGAAAGAAATTCCAGGCTTTGATGCAGGAGAGTTCCTAGAGTGAGGGCATCTAATTTAGAGACTGAAGTATTCCTGCGATCAAAAGCCTCTACATCCAAGTTTAAAGGTGGAAGCAAAAGGATATAGCGGGAATGGTATTCCTCTGGAGAGAGGAGAAAACATTCGAGTTCAGTGACGGAAAAGGTTTTTTTGCCAAGTAATTTTTGGGTTTTGAAAGGGTGAAAAACTTGCTTTGTCATCTCGAGAGAAGCGAGAGATCCAGTGGGTGCAATTGACAACCCAACTGGATCTCTCACTTCGCAAAGCTCCGTTCGAGATGACAGGCGCGGAGGATCGCGTGAGAGTAGCGATTTCTTCAACAGCTTTTTGAATTCCAATTTTTCATTGGTCTTCTCTTCGGGCAAAAATCCCAGGATCAATTTTTTTTCAGTGCGTGTCGCTGCGACATAGAAAATTCGATTTTCTTCCACTTCATTTTCTTTTTTCTTTTGCTCTGAAATCTCTTTCAAAAGGGCAGAGGCTTCAGTCTTGTACTGGAGGCCCAGAGAGGTTTTTGGAATTTTAAATCCAATGTTATCGTCTTGTCTTTGTGCGATGGGGACTTGATCGCTATTCATCCGATTGTCCAAAGAGGGAAGTAGCACAATGGGAAGATCCAAGCCCTTCGACTGGTGAATGGTCATGAAACAGAGGCTCTCTTGTGCACCGAGTTGGTCGGAAAGGGGGGCAATTTCGATATGCTCCTTTTGCATTTGACGAATATTTTTTAAAAATTCCGCGCAGGAGCAAGGGCTTTTTTCTTCGAAGTTTTGTATCCAATGTAAAAATTGCAGCAGGTTTTGAGCGCGTGATTGGGAAAAAGAATCTTGCTGATAAAGGGAGACGATCTGGCTTTCTTCAAAGATCCATTTTAATAATTCGGAGGCCTTCAGGCCGGGGGCCAGCGCTTTTATTTTTTGGCAGAAGGCTTCTTTCATCCAGAATTTTTCATTCGTCTTTTCCCAAGCCAGGTTTAAAATTTCTTCGTCGCTTTTTGCGATGAATGGGGAACGTAAAATTCCCAACCAGGGGATAGGATTTTCGGCTTCGCAGTAGGCCTTGAAGACTTGAAGGCAATCCAGAATTTCCTGGCATTCTAATAAACTGGAAACCCCTTTGACGAAGACGGGGATTCCTTTTTCACGAAACACATCCCAATAAATCTTCATAGGAGTTTTGCTGCGAAAAAGCACAAAGATAGACGCCGCTTTTTCGCCTTTGGCAAATAAGGCTAATACTCGCTCTGCGAGCAGTCTGGCTTCGCGTTCTCTTTTTTGAGAGGCCGATTCCTTTTCTTCCGCTGCGGCTTGCTCAATGACTTCCAGGCAGGCCTCTGCTGCTGCCACGCGTGCCGCGATCAGCGGTGGTTCCTGGGGAAACAATTCTTGAGAGAGGGTATTGACCCAATGCACCAAAGCGGGAGGGGATCTGAAATTGTGAGATAAAAAAAGTGTTTTTCCCCCCGAATTTTCTATCCATTGTCTGAAGCGTTCAAACACCGAGGCCTGGGCCCCGCGAAAATTGTAAATGGATTGTTTGGGATCTCCGACGATCAGCAGATGTGGGGCTGTAAAGCTTTCTTCCCTTGTTTCCCACTGCAGCAGATCTTTTAGAAAACGTTCTTGAGTAAAGCTGGTGTCCTGAAATTCATCAATCAAGAGGGCCTTAAAAAAACCTTGATAATGCGCCGCAATTTTGGGTTTGTTTTCTAACAGCTGATGACACTCTTCTTCGAGATCATTGAAGTCGAGGGCCTTCTTTTGTTTTTTAAGCTGAGTGTAATTTTGTAAACAAAGATTGAAAATAAACTCCAAGGCCTTTGGAATTTCAGGGGCTATGTCAGGATCCATTGGCCAGGGATCACTTTCCTGGCCTTTCCACTTGGGCCAATCTTTCAGCATACCCAAGAGCTGCCTTCTTAAAACTTTCCAGCTGTAGGCCTCAATCAAGAGTTTTAATTCCTGGTTTTGATCCAATAGTTTTTTTTCAAGCACTTCTTGGATGCCTTCTTGTTGTAACAAAAGGGCATCGCTTTGTTCCAAAATTTCAAAATCGAGTCCTCTCTCTAAACTCAGAGTCTCTCGTAAAATTTTAGAGGCAAGGCCGTGAAGGGTTAAGATGGGGGCCCGTAACAGTTCTTGTTTGGCTTGCTGCAATTCTTCAAGAGTCAATTGGGCATAGAGTTGAAAGATTTCAGATTCTGAATTTTGTAGCACCGTTTCTTTTTCAATTTCGTGCAGGCTTTTAAGCACTCTTTGTTTTAAATCGGAGGCGGCTTTGTCGGTAAAAGTGACCGCCAAAATCTGGGCAGGGCTTATTTTTTTTTGAAAAACCAGTTGCAGATAATGATGTACCAACACCGTTGTTTTTCCTGAGCCAGCGCCGGCAAGCAGGCAGAGGGGCACGTCTAGCTGCAGTATGGCTTCACGTTGTGCAGGGGTGAATTTAAGCGCGGTCATAATAGCGACAGACCTCCCGAAATTCACAATAGGCCAAACAAGGGTCGGGTTTTATTTCAAAGTTTCCCGATTTTATTTGTTCGGCATATTCCAAAATTTTGATTTCCAGATTTTTCCAAAATTCTTCCCATTCTGCGTCTTGGTAAATGGCGCCACTTCGAGCATTTTGAGAAAAACGCCTTTGATTTGTTTTGGGTAAAAGGCCGTATTTGAATTCCATGTCTTTTAAATTGAGGGCCATGCTGGCCAGCAATTGCATGGGTTTATTAAATTTCTTTTCTAATAGTTTTTTTGCGGCCAAGGCATAGAGAGGGAGCTGTATTTTTTGATAGGCCTTGATTTGCGGATTCAATTTGCTGAGCTCTCCTGTCTTATAATCAAAGACGGCAAATTCCCCTTTTTCGACATTGCAATCCACCCGATCAATCTTTCCCTGAATACGAATGCTGTTGTTTTTATTTTCAAAATGCAAGCTGTCTTCTTCTGAAAAACTGGCTTCAAAGAGGGTGGGTTTGCAGGGGGCCTCTGCATTTTCTTCATTTTTCCAGTAGAGGATTAATAGTTCCTGCAAAGTTTGCACGGCCTTGTGTTCAAAGGCCTTGCAGAGCTGAGTTTCCAGGTAAGGATGTTCTTTTTGAAAGCCTTCAGAGAATAAGCTGAATTCTTGAGCGAGTAGATTTTTAATCTCTTCGCGTTTGCTGCCCGAAAAAAGAGCGGCAAAAATATCCTCCGAAAACTTTTTGAAAAAAAGCTCCAAAAACGAATGCAACCAGCGTCCAGTGTCGAGGGCGTTAGGGTCTATTTCTTGTTCTTCCTTGCCCTTCATTTTCAACAGTACCTTGCCATAAAAACGGAAGGGACATTGGGCATAGTCTTCGAGTTGTGTGGCAGAAAATATGTGGGGGATTAATTGCTTGCGAAGTTGCTGCAAGATTTCCGGGTTCAAGATTTTCCCCGAATAAGAGTGCTGACCTTTCCATTCGAAAAGTCTTTTTCTTTCGGCGGCTAATTTTTTTTCAGCCTCAAAAATATTTTGAGTGGGTTTGTAATAGGCGATGGCTGCTTCTGAATCCAAGACTTCAGCGGCTTCAGAAATATCTTGAAGTAAAGGAAAGGGGGCCTGGGCCTTTCCTTGGGCATCCAGAATTGAATAGGAAAAAAATATTTCTTGTTCACTCAGGCTGAGTAATTCCTGAAAATGTCTTTCTTCGTGAAAAGCTTTATTCTTCAAGAGGGGCAAGGCCTTTCCCCAGAGTGAGATCTTTTTTTGACCAAAGACATTTTCGTTCATCTGAAAGACGAATACTTTCTCATAGCTTTCTAAACCCAGCTCGTTCCAAGTGGAGAGCCTTATTCCACAGTCATTTGCGCTTCCCAAAGGATAAAATATTTTTTGAGCGAGTTGAGCAAGATTGATTTGATCGAATCGAAAGGAAGGAAATTGATCCTGATAAAAAAGAAGGGCTTCCAGGCTTTCTTTCCAGATCTCAAAGGCCTTGTGCTCACGAATTTTTTCTTTGCAAAGCTTCATTGCCTCCTGAATTTCCAGACCTGAATTTTGTCTTAAAGTGTCACAGTTCAAAATGCTTTTATAATTTTTGATTCCCGTAGAAAATCCCAAATACCCCAGTTGTTCGCTCCAATAGTCTCCCCAAAAAGTTGAAGGGGGAATGAGCAGCAACATCTTACTCGCTTCTATTCCACTTTGCAGGGCCTCATCGATTTTTTGAAGGAGGAATCCTGCTTCCTCAAACGGCGTGTTAAAGGCACGACACTTGATTTTTGCCGTGTTTGGTTCTGGTTTTGTTTCTTGAATCTCTACATAATTTTCTCGAAACTCTTCCCAATCCTGGGCAATAAAATCCTGAGGATGCGTCTTGCCGGATTGCAGCCAGAGCAAAATCTGAAGTTTAGGATAAGAGCTGTTCAGTTGTTTTAATATTCTTTTGAAATTTAAATTCCCTTCTGGAAATCCAATAAAATAAAGGCTTTCCAGGCGATGGAGTACTTTACTTTTTTGTTGGACTATCCATTTAAAGGCCTGGTCTGAAAACTTGCGTTCATCCCAAAGTGTTTTTTGCTGTCTGAGCAGCAGATCATATTGCTCAAAAACTTTTTTCCATTTTTGGGCCAGCTCTTGTTCGAGTGGAACGATAAACTGAAAAAGTTGACTACTGCTTAAGCCTTCTTTTCGCCACTCTTGAGTCAGAGCAAAGAGGCTTTCTGAAAGGGTTTGCGGAATTTGCTCTTTTTGGGCGAGTTCGTTCCACAAATGTTCCAGCACCCAAGTTGCACTTGCCGACGGAATCTCCACATTTTCCTGCAATAATTCGCTGTAGAATCCTTCCAAAGTTAAAATACTTTTTCCAGTCAACACGCCTCCCAAATCCGGAAATTTCAATAAGGCCATTTCCACACTTTCCACGGCCGCTTGATGCGGACAAACAATGCGAAAGGAATCTTCCAAACGATGGGCAATGAATTTCTGGACAACAGACTGCAGCAGAATGGGCAAATCGGAACGTAAATTGGGAGAGCAGAAGAGGTGGAGAGTCATTTGGTTGAGCCCACTCGGCCTTTTCCCTTTGTAAAATTCTCCACTCCAAAAATAATTTCTCCACTTTGAATCGCCTGCATCCCATGATTGAATTCGTTGAGGAGCGCTTGGGGAAGCGGCATGTCAAACTGTTCATAGGCGCTCAGGCGATCGTGGCGCAGGCAGGCTTGAGGAAAGCGAATCAAGTCGGCTGCTAGCTGTTCAGCTATTTCACGAGCTTTGCCGTCTTCGGCAATCCGGTTAGCGAGCCCCATACTCAAGGCTTCGTCCGCTGCAACTGGCCTTCCCGTGAGAATCAAATCCATCGCCCGACTCAGACCAATGAGGCGTGGCAATCGGATGGTTCCTCCATCCACCAGTGGCACACCCCAGCGGCGGCAGTAAACCCCCACAACGGCGCTTTTTTCCATCACCCTCAAATCACACCAGAGCGCCAATTCCAAACCACCCGCCACCGCATAGCCTGAAATTGCTGCAATCACGGGCTTACTCAAAAGCAGTCGTGTAGGCCCTAAAGGCCCGTCGCCGCTTGGGTCCAAACGATGAGCCTGATTTTCATTCTGAGGATTGAGAATCGCCTTGAGATCGGCCCCCGCACAAAAAGTTCCACCCTTTCCATAGAACACCGCCACATCTGATTCCGGATCTTGATCAAAGTCTCTAAAGGCATCCGCTAAAGCCGCTGCTGTCGGCCCATCAATGGCGTTTTTCACTTCCGGGCGATTGAGGAGGACTGTCGTGATGCGGTTTTTCTTTTCGATGAGGAGAGGCATAAATTTTCCCCCTATGGCCGACAGTATAAAAGTCAGATTACAATTCTCTCCCGATACACCCCAAACACCTCTCTCAAGGTGTCGCTGATTTCTCCAAGCGAGGTGTAGCAGCGTACAGCCGTCAAAAGATGGGGCATTAGATTTTCACTGGTTCGAGCAGCAAGCGTCAGTTTTTTGCGGGCATTTTCGACCGCCAAGTTATCGCGATTGGCCTTTAATTTCTTGAGGCGTTCTACCTGCCGGGTTTCTACTTCAGAATTGACGCGCAAAATATCTTTCATCGCTGCTTCTTTTTTCTGAAATTTATTCACGCCCACGATGATAATTTTTTCTTCTTCGATAGCTTTTTGATATTGATAAGCGGCTTCCTGAATTTCCCGTTGCTGAAAACCTTCCTCAATCGCCTTAACGGCACCGCCCAGTTGGTCGATTCTTTCGATGTATTCCAGGGCGCGCTTTTCAATTTCATCGGTCATGGCTTCTACGGCGTACGATCCTGCAAAAGGATCGATTGTCTCTGTCACTCCAGTTTCATAAGCGATGAGTTGTTGGGTGCGCAAAGCAAGCGTGGCCGAGGCCTCGGTGGGAAGCGCCAGGGCTTCATCGCGTCCGTTGGTATGTAAACTCTGAGTGCCGCCAAAGACGGCCGAGAGGGCCTGGAAGGCGACGCGAACTCCGTTGTTGTCAATTTGCTGGGCCGTGAGGGTACTTCCACCGGTCTGTGTGTGAAAACGCAGCATGCAACTTTTGTCCGAGGCCTTGAAACGTTCGCGCATCAGCCTGGCCCACAAACGACGAGCGGCGCGAAATTTGGAAACTTCTTCCAGAAAATTATTGTGCGAGTTGAAAAAGAAAGAAAGTCGAGAGGCAAAGTCGTCTACCTTCAACCCTTTGTCTAACGCAGCTTTCACGTAAGCCAGTCCATTGGCCAGAGTAAAGGCTACTTCCTGCACCGCCGTCGAGCCGGCTTCGCGGATGTGATAGCCGGAAATCGAAATGGTATTCCACTTGGGGACATTGCTTTTGCAGAAGGCAAACAGGTCGGTAATGATGCGCATCGAATGTTCCGGGGGATAAATATAGGTGCCGCGGGCGATGTATTCCTTGAGTAAATCATTTTGCACCGTGCCAGAAATTTTATCGAAAGAGACCCCCTGTTTTTCGGCTACGGCCATGTAGAGCGCGAGTAGCGTGGATGCGGTGGAGTTGATGGTCATCGAGGTGGAAACTTTATCCAGGGGGATTTGCTTGAAGAGAATTTCCATGTCTTCCAGCGAATCGATGGCCACACCGGATTTGCCGACTTCACCACGAGAACGCGGGGAATCGGAATCGTAACCCATCTGGGTGGGCAGATCGAAGGCCACCGAAAGTCCAGTGCCTCCATTTTCAATGAGATAACGGTAACGCTGGTTTGATTCTTCGGCGCTGGCAAAGCCTGCATACATACGCATGGTCCAATGCCGACCGCGGTACATCGTCGGTTGCACGCCGCGTGTGAAAGGAAATTCTCCAGGGAAGCCCAATTTTTCTCCGTAATCGGGATCTTCATCCTCAGGAAGGTAGAGTCGCTCGACTTCGATGCCCGACGAGTTTTCAAAGCGCGTCTTCATTTCAGGATCGCGACTAAGGGATTTGGCGAGGGTGGTATTTTTCCAATTTTCGAATGAGTTTTTTAGTTTTGAGCACATGATATCTGAGTTATTCAATTTTATGCGTGGCTTTTCAACTATTTTTGATATGGATGAGAATATAATGAGACAAAGCCAAAATCTTTCGAAAATGCTCCGTTTGGGAGAGTCTGAGACTCTAGAGTTCAAAGAATCTTTCAATCGTGAATCGTTGGAAACTCTTTGTGCCTTTGCCAATACAAAAGGAGGTTCACTTCTGATTGGTATTGAAGATAATGGGGTTATTATTGGAACTCCTGCTCATTCCAATTTATTAAAAGACTGGGCAAATCAGATTGACCAAGCCACTGGCTTACAACCCTCTTTAAAACAAATTCAGAGGCAGGGCAAAAAAATTGTCCTTCTCAAAATTCAGGAAAGTAAAATCAAACCGGTATTGTACCGGGGGCGGGCTTATAGAAGAGTGGGAAACACCACGCGACAAATGAATGTTGAGGAACTGACACGTTTAGTTCTGGAAAATGGAGGTTCCACTTGGGATGAAATGACAGAGCCTCGGGCAAAGTGGAATGATATCAATCCTGCTAAAATAAAAATGTTTATCGGACTTGCGAATAATGTTGGGCGGCGGCCAATCTCAAGTCCTATTTCGGCTAAGCAACTTTTGGAAAAATTGAATCTGATTCAAAAAGGTAAATTGACAAGGGCCTCCCTTCTCTTGTTTGGAAAAAATCCACAAAAATTTTATCCTCAATCGCTGCTCAAAGTGGGACGTTTCAAATCAGAAACAATGATTGTAGATAATCAGGAGATGGAGGATACCCTTTTTGATCAGGTAGAATCGACTCTGAATTATTTGAGGGGACATTTGCAGACAAAATTTGAAATGACAGGAAAGCCTCAGCGCAAGGTGGTTTGGGAATACCCTTTGGAAGCCCTTCGTGAGGCAGTGATCAATGCTGTCTGTCATAGAGATTATAGCGACAAAGGGCATACACAAATTCGAATTTATGATGATAGACTTTTGATATGGAATCCTGGAGTCTTGCCGGACGGGCTTTCGGTTAAAATATTAAAAAAAGAACACCGGTCTATACCAAGAAATTCCTTGATTGCTAAAGTTTTGTTTTATGCGGGCTTGATTGAACAGTGGGGCAGTGGCGTTACAAAGATGCTTGAAGCAACGAAAACCGCCGGTCTTCCTGAGCCTCTTCTTGAAGAAGAAGAAGGATTCCGGGTAACTTTTTTGACTACCCCCCAAGCTACCCCCCAAGCTACCCCCCAAGCTACCCCCCAAGCTGATGGCAATTCTTTCAGCGAGATTGAAGAACAGCTATTGAAATTTTGCAAAAAACCTAGAACAAGAAAAGAAATTGTAAAGAATACAGGACTCAGTTTGGATTATGTTCGAAAAGAATTGTTGCCTCGTCTCATTCGAAGTGGAGAGCTTGTTTATACTCTGCCTCATTCTCCCCGAAGTCCGAAGCAGCAATATATTAGAAAACCAGAATAAACTAAGGAGTTACTATGGCCCTATCCGTTGCCGAAGCCAGTTCTATTACACTCAAAACCCTGCCTTATATTTTTCTAAGAATGCTCGTCTATTTAGGCGCGGCGATGTGTTTTTTTATTTATTGGATTGTCGTTTTTTTTGTGGGGCAGGGC
This DNA window, taken from Deltaproteobacteria bacterium, encodes the following:
- a CDS encoding crotonase/enoyl-CoA hydratase family protein; amino-acid sequence: MPLLIEKKNRITTVLLNRPEVKNAIDGPTAAALADAFRDFDQDPESDVAVFYGKGGTFCAGADLKAILNPQNENQAHRLDPSGDGPLGPTRLLLSKPVIAAISGYAVAGGLELALWCDLRVMEKSAVVGVYCRRWGVPLVDGGTIRLPRLIGLSRAMDLILTGRPVAADEALSMGLANRIAEDGKAREIAEQLAADLIRFPQACLRHDRLSAYEQFDMPLPQALLNEFNHGMQAIQSGEIIFGVENFTKGKGRVGSTK
- a CDS encoding methylmalonyl-CoA mutase family protein is translated as MCSKLKNSFENWKNTTLAKSLSRDPEMKTRFENSSGIEVERLYLPEDEDPDYGEKLGFPGEFPFTRGVQPTMYRGRHWTMRMYAGFASAEESNQRYRYLIENGGTGLSVAFDLPTQMGYDSDSPRSRGEVGKSGVAIDSLEDMEILFKQIPLDKVSTSMTINSTASTLLALYMAVAEKQGVSFDKISGTVQNDLLKEYIARGTYIYPPEHSMRIITDLFAFCKSNVPKWNTISISGYHIREAGSTAVQEVAFTLANGLAYVKAALDKGLKVDDFASRLSFFFNSHNNFLEEVSKFRAARRLWARLMRERFKASDKSCMLRFHTQTGGSTLTAQQIDNNGVRVAFQALSAVFGGTQSLHTNGRDEALALPTEASATLALRTQQLIAYETGVTETIDPFAGSYAVEAMTDEIEKRALEYIERIDQLGGAVKAIEEGFQQREIQEAAYQYQKAIEEEKIIIVGVNKFQKKEAAMKDILRVNSEVETRQVERLKKLKANRDNLAVENARKKLTLAARTSENLMPHLLTAVRCYTSLGEISDTLREVFGVYRERIVI
- a CDS encoding PD-(D/E)XK nuclease family protein, giving the protein MTLHLFCSPNLRSDLPILLQSVVQKFIAHRLEDSFRIVCPHQAAVESVEMALLKFPDLGGVLTGKSILTLEGFYSELLQENVEIPSASATWVLEHLWNELAQKEQIPQTLSESLFALTQEWRKEGLSSSQLFQFIVPLEQELAQKWKKVFEQYDLLLRQQKTLWDERKFSDQAFKWIVQQKSKVLHRLESLYFIGFPEGNLNFKRILKQLNSSYPKLQILLWLQSGKTHPQDFIAQDWEEFRENYVEIQETKPEPNTAKIKCRAFNTPFEEAGFLLQKIDEALQSGIEASKMLLLIPPSTFWGDYWSEQLGYLGFSTGIKNYKSILNCDTLRQNSGLEIQEAMKLCKEKIREHKAFEIWKESLEALLFYQDQFPSFRFDQINLAQLAQKIFYPLGSANDCGIRLSTWNELGLESYEKVFVFQMNENVFGQKKISLWGKALPLLKNKAFHEERHFQELLSLSEQEIFFSYSILDAQGKAQAPFPLLQDISEAAEVLDSEAAIAYYKPTQNIFEAEKKLAAERKRLFEWKGQHSYSGKILNPEILQQLRKQLIPHIFSATQLEDYAQCPFRFYGKVLLKMKGKEEQEIDPNALDTGRWLHSFLELFFKKFSEDIFAALFSGSKREEIKNLLAQEFSLFSEGFQKEHPYLETQLCKAFEHKAVQTLQELLILYWKNEENAEAPCKPTLFEASFSEEDSLHFENKNNSIRIQGKIDRVDCNVEKGEFAVFDYKTGELSKLNPQIKAYQKIQLPLYALAAKKLLEKKFNKPMQLLASMALNLKDMEFKYGLLPKTNQRRFSQNARSGAIYQDAEWEEFWKNLEIKILEYAEQIKSGNFEIKPDPCLAYCEFREVCRYYDRA
- a CDS encoding UvrD-helicase domain-containing protein; its protein translation is MTALKFTPAQREAILQLDVPLCLLAGAGSGKTTVLVHHYLQLVFQKKISPAQILAVTFTDKAASDLKQRVLKSLHEIEKETVLQNSESEIFQLYAQLTLEELQQAKQELLRAPILTLHGLASKILRETLSLERGLDFEILEQSDALLLQQEGIQEVLEKKLLDQNQELKLLIEAYSWKVLRRQLLGMLKDWPKWKGQESDPWPMDPDIAPEIPKALEFIFNLCLQNYTQLKKQKKALDFNDLEEECHQLLENKPKIAAHYQGFFKALLIDEFQDTSFTQERFLKDLLQWETREESFTAPHLLIVGDPKQSIYNFRGAQASVFERFRQWIENSGGKTLFLSHNFRSPPALVHWVNTLSQELFPQEPPLIAARVAAAEACLEVIEQAAAEEKESASQKREREARLLAERVLALFAKGEKAASIFVLFRSKTPMKIYWDVFREKGIPVFVKGVSSLLECQEILDCLQVFKAYCEAENPIPWLGILRSPFIAKSDEEILNLAWEKTNEKFWMKEAFCQKIKALAPGLKASELLKWIFEESQIVSLYQQDSFSQSRAQNLLQFLHWIQNFEEKSPCSCAEFLKNIRQMQKEHIEIAPLSDQLGAQESLCFMTIHQSKGLDLPIVLLPSLDNRMNSDQVPIAQRQDDNIGFKIPKTSLGLQYKTEASALLKEISEQKKKENEVEENRIFYVAATRTEKKLILGFLPEEKTNEKLEFKKLLKKSLLSRDPPRLSSRTELCEVRDPVGLSIAPTGSLASLEMTKQVFHPFKTQKLLGKKTFSVTELECFLLSPEEYHSRYILLLPPLNLDVEAFDRRNTSVSKLDALTLGTLLHQSLEFLSKDLHQASEEILKLVWQKNLLEPLDHPESFQENLKLLKEARKEETLSQILNSKPAYSEIPFLLQVSTYFLRGSIDRLYFLDSKWQIVDYKTHLASFSPQQASEIASQYRFQLLSYCLAASKMLNKIVLHASIYFIRSGRSVLFDFSEEEAKTHEQFLIDLMGRVNQRFYN
- a CDS encoding type II toxin-antitoxin system PemK/MazF family toxin, producing the protein MQRGEIWWAHFPRPVGKRPVVLLSRDKAIQVRTHLTVVQITRTIRSIPTEVLLGPEEGLPKKCVANLDVIQTIPKSILLDKVCLLSSEKMEEIESAACFALGFKLI
- a CDS encoding putative DNA binding domain-containing protein, whose product is MRQSQNLSKMLRLGESETLEFKESFNRESLETLCAFANTKGGSLLIGIEDNGVIIGTPAHSNLLKDWANQIDQATGLQPSLKQIQRQGKKIVLLKIQESKIKPVLYRGRAYRRVGNTTRQMNVEELTRLVLENGGSTWDEMTEPRAKWNDINPAKIKMFIGLANNVGRRPISSPISAKQLLEKLNLIQKGKLTRASLLLFGKNPQKFYPQSLLKVGRFKSETMIVDNQEMEDTLFDQVESTLNYLRGHLQTKFEMTGKPQRKVVWEYPLEALREAVINAVCHRDYSDKGHTQIRIYDDRLLIWNPGVLPDGLSVKILKKEHRSIPRNSLIAKVLFYAGLIEQWGSGVTKMLEATKTAGLPEPLLEEEEGFRVTFLTTPQATPQATPQATPQADGNSFSEIEEQLLKFCKKPRTRKEIVKNTGLSLDYVRKELLPRLIRSGELVYTLPHSPRSPKQQYIRKPE
- a CDS encoding nucleotidyltransferase domain-containing protein — translated: MVKKTILNRLKKFHQLLLKEGVEVSALVLYGSYARGTAHRDSDIDVCVVSPQFGKDRFEEGVFLRHISGRVHALIEPVPCSLKDYQKNKVSPLLHEIRKEGITVFH
- a CDS encoding HEPN domain-containing protein — translated: MTSQDLTSLIQHWLSSSDYDWETAQTLYKSKKYPYSLFFGHLSIEKLLKALYTKEHKKHAPFTHSLSYLAGKLSFELQKEQIQFLESINEFNIEARYPDEKLVFYKKADQKFSKLNLKKMDELRQWLKKQF